A single Thermosynechococcus vestitus BP-1 DNA region contains:
- a CDS encoding glycosyltransferase family 4 protein — MRIAQVAPLWERVPPPAYGGVELVVSLLTEELVKRGHEVTLFASGDSMTQAKLVSTYPHAIRLDPNVQEYAVYEALQLGEVFSRANEFDVIHSHVGYTALPYTSLVKTPVVHTLHGRFTADNERIFSQYRNQNYVSISHSQRQLRELNYIATVYNAIAVETHHFYPQPSDPPYLAFLGRLSPEKGPHHAIEIAKRVGIPLRMAGKVDRVDRDYFKELIEPHIDGEFIQFIGEADHPTKNALLGGAIAMLFPITWQEPFGLVMIESMAAGTPVVAIAKGAAPEVIEHGKTGFLCHSVEDCVAAVAQVPQLDRMACRDYVWQRFSVERMVSEYEAVYDTVLANTFVHNGHRRGTIELMAS, encoded by the coding sequence ATGCGCATTGCTCAAGTCGCCCCCCTGTGGGAACGGGTACCGCCGCCAGCCTACGGGGGTGTGGAGTTGGTGGTGAGTCTGCTCACGGAAGAATTAGTCAAGCGGGGGCACGAGGTCACACTGTTTGCCAGTGGTGATTCAATGACCCAAGCCAAATTAGTTTCTACCTATCCCCACGCCATTCGCCTTGATCCTAATGTGCAGGAATATGCCGTCTATGAGGCTCTTCAACTGGGAGAAGTCTTTAGTCGCGCCAATGAATTTGATGTCATCCATTCCCATGTGGGCTATACGGCTTTACCCTACACCAGTCTAGTGAAAACACCCGTTGTTCACACCCTCCATGGTCGCTTTACGGCGGACAACGAGCGCATTTTCAGCCAATATCGCAATCAAAACTACGTCAGTATTTCCCATTCCCAGCGGCAACTGCGGGAGTTGAACTACATTGCCACGGTTTATAACGCCATTGCCGTGGAAACCCATCACTTCTATCCCCAGCCCAGCGATCCCCCCTATCTGGCCTTCTTGGGACGGCTCTCCCCCGAAAAAGGCCCTCACCATGCCATTGAAATTGCTAAGCGGGTGGGTATTCCGCTGCGGATGGCAGGTAAAGTGGACCGGGTCGATCGCGACTACTTCAAGGAATTAATTGAACCCCACATTGATGGTGAATTTATCCAGTTCATTGGCGAGGCGGATCATCCGACGAAGAATGCCCTCCTGGGGGGGGCGATCGCCATGCTCTTTCCGATTACGTGGCAAGAACCCTTTGGCCTAGTCATGATTGAATCCATGGCAGCCGGTACGCCAGTGGTGGCGATCGCCAAGGGAGCAGCCCCCGAAGTCATTGAGCATGGTAAAACCGGTTTCCTCTGTCACTCCGTCGAAGACTGTGTTGCTGCCGTTGCCCAAGTGCCGCAACTGGATCGCATGGCCTGTCGAGACTACGTTTGGCAGCGCTTCAGTGTCGAGCGGATGGTGAGCGAGTATGAAGCAGTCTATGATACCGTTCTCGCCAATACCTTTGTTCATAATGGACATCGTAGGGGAACAATTGAACTAATGGCCAGTTAG
- a CDS encoding carbon dioxide-concentrating mechanism protein CcmK, with the protein MAVEAVGMVQVLGYPAALAVADTLVKAAQVTLVSCEGIGAGYWTVVIRGEVADVKAAVGAARSLSGQAVISYQIIARPDGNLEQVLPIGVPHQPPEDFLL; encoded by the coding sequence GGCATGGTGCAGGTCTTAGGGTACCCGGCAGCCCTTGCTGTAGCCGATACATTGGTGAAAGCCGCTCAGGTCACCCTTGTCAGTTGTGAGGGGATTGGTGCAGGCTACTGGACAGTGGTGATCCGGGGAGAGGTGGCGGACGTGAAGGCGGCGGTCGGAGCAGCGCGATCGCTGAGTGGCCAAGCGGTGATCTCTTACCAGATTATTGCCCGTCCCGATGGCAATCTGGAACAGGTCCTGCCCATTGGTGTTCCTCACCAGCCACCTGAGGATTTTCTGCTTTGA
- a CDS encoding GUN4 domain-containing protein codes for MVTTEPALADLQEQLYNGNEKSQLAAMSTLSTAGTEGYHLLQEFLKDSATFSPPPAPWIRGQAYRLLFHSPEASVQAFLQQHYPQGVIPLRSDRGVDYQELAKLLVAEKFEAADRLTTQKLCELAGPLAQKRRWLYFTEVEQLPIPDLQTIDQLWLAFSLGRFGYSVQRQLWLGCGQNWDRLWEKIGWRQGKRWPRYPNEFIWDLSAPRGHLPLTNQLRGVQVLNALLNHPAWTA; via the coding sequence ATGGTCACCACAGAACCAGCCTTAGCCGATTTACAGGAGCAGTTGTACAACGGCAACGAAAAATCCCAACTGGCCGCCATGAGCACCCTCAGTACGGCAGGCACTGAAGGTTATCACCTCCTACAGGAGTTCCTCAAAGACAGTGCCACCTTTTCCCCCCCACCCGCCCCTTGGATTCGTGGTCAAGCCTATCGTCTCCTATTCCACAGCCCAGAAGCCTCTGTTCAAGCCTTTTTACAACAACACTATCCCCAAGGGGTGATTCCGCTGCGCTCCGATCGCGGGGTGGACTATCAAGAACTGGCTAAACTTCTGGTGGCCGAAAAATTTGAAGCGGCTGATCGCCTGACGACGCAAAAACTCTGTGAACTAGCCGGGCCCCTAGCTCAAAAACGCCGCTGGCTTTACTTCACGGAGGTGGAGCAGTTGCCGATCCCGGATTTGCAAACCATTGATCAGTTGTGGCTGGCCTTTTCCCTAGGCCGCTTTGGTTATTCAGTACAGCGGCAACTGTGGCTGGGTTGTGGTCAAAACTGGGATCGGCTTTGGGAGAAAATTGGCTGGCGGCAGGGTAAGCGTTGGCCGCGCTATCCCAATGAATTTATCTGGGATTTGAGTGCTCCCCGCGGACATTTACCCCTGACCAATCAGCTGCGGGGCGTACAGGTGCTCAATGCTCTCCTTAATCATCCTGCCTGGACCGCCTAG
- a CDS encoding glycosyltransferase family 4 protein, with product MQALSTRTAKNTLPRAFAMPQPQVPARQPIALISVHGDPAADVGHESAGGQNIYVRQLGEALAAAGWHVDMFTRKTDPNDPDVIEHSPHCRTIRLQAGPLTYIPREKLFETLPKFVEAFKAYHAKYGYPLIHTNYWLSGWVGWQLRQQFNFQWLHTYHSLGVVKYQVASEQAQRDETRLMVEKAILENADCVIVTSPQEEAYLRRWVSKAGQTRLIPCGTNLKLFYPVADARAQLNLPADEPIVLYVGRFDRRKGIETLVAAMAQIPQGQLLLVGGSDPQRSDGAERRRIEGLVQEYNLGDRVTFVGQIDHEYLAVYYSAANVCVVPSYYEPFGLVAIEAMACGTPVIASAVGGLQFTVIPEETGLLVPPQDANALANAIQRILADPAWARTLGKNGRERVQALFNWEAIALQMGQLYRQLFAASLMGNSPRLEMVKNTASLAAVTKAALAS from the coding sequence ATGCAAGCATTATCAACCCGTACAGCAAAAAATACACTTCCCCGGGCCTTTGCCATGCCCCAGCCCCAGGTGCCTGCCCGTCAACCCATTGCCTTGATTTCTGTTCATGGGGATCCCGCCGCTGATGTCGGCCATGAATCCGCCGGTGGTCAAAATATCTATGTCCGACAATTGGGGGAAGCCCTAGCGGCAGCTGGCTGGCACGTGGATATGTTTACCCGCAAAACTGATCCCAATGACCCCGATGTGATTGAGCACAGCCCCCACTGTCGCACCATTCGCCTACAAGCAGGCCCGCTGACCTATATTCCTCGGGAAAAGCTCTTTGAGACCCTACCCAAGTTTGTCGAAGCCTTTAAGGCCTACCATGCCAAGTACGGCTATCCGCTGATCCACACCAATTACTGGCTCTCCGGCTGGGTGGGTTGGCAGTTGCGTCAGCAGTTCAATTTCCAATGGCTGCACACCTACCACTCCTTGGGGGTTGTCAAATATCAAGTGGCTTCAGAGCAAGCCCAACGGGATGAAACCCGCCTCATGGTCGAAAAAGCAATCCTTGAAAATGCCGACTGTGTGATTGTGACTAGCCCCCAAGAGGAAGCCTATCTGCGGCGCTGGGTCTCCAAGGCAGGGCAAACACGCCTGATTCCCTGTGGAACAAATTTGAAGCTCTTTTACCCAGTGGCCGATGCCCGTGCCCAACTGAATTTACCGGCCGATGAGCCGATTGTTCTCTATGTGGGTCGCTTTGATCGCCGCAAAGGGATCGAAACCCTCGTGGCGGCCATGGCTCAAATCCCCCAAGGTCAGCTCCTGCTGGTGGGAGGTAGTGATCCGCAGCGCAGCGATGGTGCTGAACGGCGGCGCATTGAAGGATTAGTTCAGGAGTACAACTTGGGCGATCGCGTGACCTTTGTGGGCCAAATTGACCACGAGTACCTGGCGGTGTACTACAGTGCAGCCAATGTCTGCGTTGTGCCCAGCTACTATGAACCCTTTGGCTTGGTGGCCATTGAAGCGATGGCCTGTGGAACGCCGGTGATTGCTTCCGCTGTGGGGGGGCTGCAATTCACAGTCATTCCCGAGGAAACAGGCTTACTGGTGCCGCCTCAGGATGCCAACGCCTTGGCCAATGCCATTCAACGCATCTTGGCTGATCCAGCGTGGGCGCGTACCCTTGGCAAAAATGGTCGCGAGCGGGTGCAAGCCCTTTTCAACTGGGAGGCGATCGCCCTTCAGATGGGGCAACTCTACCGTCAACTCTTTGCTGCCTCCCTCATGGGGAACTCCCCTCGCTTAGAGATGGTTAAGAACACCGCCTCACTGGCAGCGGTGACCAAAGCGGCCCTAGCCTCCTAA
- the rfaE2 gene encoding D-glycero-beta-D-manno-heptose 1-phosphate adenylyltransferase: MAPSASVPRRRRSPLNLYTLETLVAAINAAPQDWRPLVLTNGCFDLIHAGHVRYLGAARALGKRLVVGLNSDRSVAALKPKRPIIPEGQRAEVLASLRSVDAVVLFSDRTATTLIEVLQPEIYVKGGDYQLETLPEAAAVQRYGGRIEFIQVEVPSSTTAIVQRILELHGEESPGAWSPQNQP; this comes from the coding sequence GTGGCACCCTCAGCTAGTGTTCCTAGGAGAAGGAGAAGTCCCCTGAACCTTTACACCCTTGAAACCCTTGTTGCTGCCATCAATGCTGCGCCTCAAGATTGGCGCCCTTTGGTATTGACCAATGGCTGTTTTGACCTGATCCACGCTGGTCATGTGCGCTATCTAGGGGCAGCCCGTGCCCTGGGCAAACGCTTGGTGGTGGGCTTAAATAGCGATCGCTCGGTGGCCGCCCTCAAGCCAAAACGGCCAATTATTCCCGAAGGGCAGCGGGCAGAGGTGCTGGCTAGTTTACGATCAGTAGATGCGGTGGTGCTATTTAGCGATCGCACTGCCACGACCCTGATCGAGGTTCTCCAACCGGAGATCTACGTCAAGGGGGGCGATTACCAACTGGAGACCCTACCAGAAGCAGCGGCTGTACAGCGCTATGGTGGCCGCATTGAATTCATTCAAGTAGAGGTTCCCAGTTCAACAACGGCGATCGTCCAACGCATTCTAGAGTTGCATGGGGAGGAGTCACCGGGCGCATGGTCACCACAGAACCAGCCTTAG
- a CDS encoding branched-chain amino acid ABC transporter permease has protein sequence MDIQLIQLFVNGLAVGSIIALAAVGLTLTFGILRLPNFAHGDFMTAGAYLTLVANATGLNIWLSMAIGGLGTAGLMLLSEKLLWQPMRDRRATSTTLIIISIGLSFLLRNAVILIWGSENQTYRLPVIPALDVGGVKIIYSKVIVMILAVVAIATVHLILQRTKVGKAMRAVADDLDLARVSGIDVEWVVLCTWLLAGVLTGVAGGLYGLITAVRPTMGWFLILPLFASVILGGIGNPYGAIAGALIIGVAQEMSTRMIPAEYKLAVALGMMMAVLLVRPQGLFRGTLS, from the coding sequence ATGGATATTCAACTGATTCAACTTTTCGTTAATGGCTTGGCGGTGGGGAGTATTATTGCCCTTGCAGCCGTGGGTTTAACGCTCACCTTTGGCATTTTGCGCCTGCCCAACTTTGCCCATGGTGATTTCATGACGGCGGGAGCCTACCTGACGTTGGTGGCCAATGCAACAGGACTGAATATTTGGCTCTCAATGGCGATTGGGGGCTTGGGGACGGCCGGGTTGATGCTCCTAAGTGAGAAGCTCCTGTGGCAGCCGATGCGCGATCGCCGCGCAACCTCAACAACTCTGATTATTATTTCCATCGGTCTGTCATTCCTGCTGCGCAATGCTGTGATCCTCATTTGGGGCAGTGAAAACCAAACCTATCGGCTACCCGTCATCCCTGCCCTTGATGTTGGCGGGGTGAAAATTATTTACTCGAAGGTGATTGTAATGATTTTGGCGGTGGTAGCGATCGCCACTGTGCATTTGATCCTCCAACGCACCAAGGTAGGCAAGGCCATGCGAGCCGTAGCTGATGATCTCGACTTGGCGCGGGTTTCCGGGATTGATGTCGAGTGGGTGGTGCTGTGCACTTGGCTTTTGGCAGGGGTACTCACAGGGGTGGCGGGGGGTCTCTATGGCCTGATTACCGCTGTGCGGCCAACGATGGGTTGGTTTTTGATCTTGCCCCTCTTTGCCAGTGTGATTCTGGGTGGCATTGGTAACCCCTACGGGGCGATCGCCGGCGCCCTGATCATTGGTGTTGCCCAAGAGATGAGTACACGGATGATCCCTGCTGAATACAAGCTGGCTGTTGCCCTAGGGATGATGATGGCAGTGCTTTTAGTGCGCCCCCAAGGGCTATTTCGTGGCACCCTCAGCTAG